The genomic stretch GCACGAGCAGCTCCCGTGGCACGTCGCTCTCGCCCTCGGACTCACCGTACATCTGGGTGCAGAAGTGGTGGACCAGGTCGCCGGTCGTGAGGTCCTCCACCTTTTCCACGACCCAGCCACGCTGGCCCCGGACCCGGCCGTCGCGTACGTGGAAGACCTGGACCGCGGCCTCGAGGGGGTCCTCGGCGAAGGCGACCACGTCGGCGTCGGTGCCGTCGCCGAGCACGACGGTCTGTTTCTCCATCGCCCGGCGCAGGGCCGCGATGTCGTCACGCAGCCGGGCCGCCCGCTCGAACTCGAGTTCCTCGGAGGCGGCCATCATGTCGCGTTCGAGCCGCTTGACGAACGTGTCGGTCTTGCCGCCCATGAAGTCGCAGAAGTCGTCGACGATCGCGCGGTGTTCCTCGGCCGTGACCGAGCCGACGCACGGCGCCGAGCACTTGCCGATGTAGCCCAGCAGGCAGGGGCGGCCGATCTGGCCGGAACGTTTGAAGACGCCGGACGAGCAGGTGCGAGCGGGGAAGACGCGCAGCAGCAGGTCGAGCGTCTCGCGGATGGCCCAGGCGTGCGAGTAGGGCCCGAAGTAGCGCACGCCCTTGCGCTTGGCCCCGCGCATCACCTGCAACCGGGGAAACTCCTCGTTCAGCGTCACCGCGAGGAACGGGTAGGACTTGTCGTCCCGGTACTTCACGTTGAACCGGGGGTCGAACTCCTTGATCCAGGAGAACTCGAGCTGCAGCGCCTCGACCTCGGTGCCGACAGTCACCCAGTCCACACTGGCCGCCGTGGTGACCATCTGCTGGGTGCGCGCGTGCAGCGACCACGTGTCGGCGAAGTAGGAATTCAACCTGTTCCGCAGGTTTTTCGCCTTGCCGACGTAGATGACCCGGCCGGTCTGATCGCGGAAACGGTAGACGCCCGGGGACTCCGGAATGGTTCCGGGAGCCGGGCGATAGCTGGAGGGGTCTGGCACAGGCTCAACAGTAATGCGGGGGACTGACATGATTGTCCGACCGGAGGTCCGTCGCCGCCGCCACGGCTTCGGACCTCCGGCCCGGACGGTCTGTCAGATCAAGCGGCGACGATGTTGTCGCCGTCCACCTTGACCTTGGTCTCGGGCAGGGCCTTGTTGGCCGGGCCGGAGGTCGGCTGGCCGGTCTCGATCGAGAACTTGCTGTTGTGGCAGGGGCACGAGATCTGCCCGCCGTCAATCTTGTTGACGTCGCAGCCGGCGTGCGTGCAGACCTTGCTGAACGCCTTGAACACGCCCGCGGTGGGCTGGGTGATCACGTAGTCGCCCTGGATCACGCCGCCGCCCTCGGGCACGTCACCCACGGCGGCCAGCGTCGCCCCGCCCGAACCGCCGTTGCTGTCCGAACCGTTGCCGCCGCCTGCGGCCGCGCTGCCGGCCGGGCCGGGGTTGTCGGTGAAGTCGCTGCCGTTGCTGTTGGTCGACGAGGCCGTGCCGCACGCCGCGAGGACAGCGGTGG from Paractinoplanes brasiliensis encodes the following:
- a CDS encoding Rieske (2Fe-2S) protein yields the protein MTDVQTKTDAETSPEEPGRPTASTRRVVLLGAGAAGATAVLAACGTASSTNSNGSDFTDNPGPAGSAAAGGGNGSDSNGGSGGATLAAVGDVPEGGGVIQGDYVITQPTAGVFKAFSKVCTHAGCDVNKIDGGQISCPCHNSKFSIETGQPTSGPANKALPETKVKVDGDNIVAA